Genomic window (Chryseobacterium bernardetii):
GTTACTGTGTTCCTTGTATTATAAGACAGTCAGCTGAAAATGCAAGTGGAAATATTTCTACAGAATATGCTATTGATATTAAACACGCGCCACCACTTCAGAACATAAAAAAAGGGGCAGACTATAGAGCTTTTAAAATGGGATTACAAAAGTTAAGTGCTATTAATAGTAGACATTCATTAACTTTGCAAATTATTAGGTCAGGACCTATCCCGTACGAGAATTCTGAAGAACTGGAAGAATACGTTTCAGTTTACAAAAGAGGCATGGACGAAGTAAGTCTGTTTTTAACTAGTTGATATTTAATGTTTTTCGATACACATTTACACTTAGATTTATTTGCAGAGCCAAAAGAAATTATAAAGGCTATTGACAGCCAAAAATACTATTCGATAGCAGTAACGAATCTTCCACAGGTTTTTATGAAAACGAAAGAGCTTTGTCAAGGTTCAAAATACATACGTCCAGCATTGGGATATCATCCTGAATTGGTATATAAGTTCAACAATCAATTTGAATTGTTTAAAGAATTACTTAATGAAACAAGATATGTAGGTGAGATCGGAATTGACAACCTAAGAAAAACAGCAGAAGATTTTAATAGTCAGAAATTGATTTTTGAGAAGATAGTTGGGGCTTGTGCAGAGAAAAAGAACAAGATATTGACAATTCATTCAAGACGTGCGGAGAAAGAAGTAATTTCAATCATAGGAAATCGTTTTCCAGGTAAGACGATATTACATTGGTATTCAGGATCAATCAGTGATTTAGAAAAAGCGGTATCGTTTGGTTTTTATTTTTCAATTAATTATGCAATGACTCAATCAAAAAATGGTATTAATATTATTAAAAACATTCCTCCTGATAGACTATTACTAGAGTCGGACAGTCCTTTTATAGGAGTTGATAAAAACAGTGTAATACCCTTAAATATGCAGCCAACAATATCTGAGATTTCTACTATTAAAAAAATATCAATTTTGGAATTGAATAAAATCTTAAATCAAAATTTTAAAACTCTACTATCATAGTTTTTGCTTGTAATTAACATCATATAATATTTATAAAACCAATGCATTCGCTTTGAAACTACACGATAAAAGCCCGGAGATTCAAAGTAAGTTTAGTTTCTTAATATTTTAAATCCCAACTTTGTTGGGATTTAATTTTTTGAAGATTGATTAAGAAAAGTTCTCAAAGTTCATCTTTGATTACCTTTTGCTATCCTAACCGTTTTATTTCCTTTTTACTTTACAGTTTTCCCTTCAAAACACACATATCATCACTCACCTTCTTATCCAGAATCTTCGCATAATGCTGAGTAGTTTTAATATTCGTATGCCCAAGCATCTTACTCACACTTTCAATAGGAACACCATTGGACAAAGTAACAGTAGTAGCAAAAGTATGTCTAGCAATATGGAATGTCAAATCTTTATTGATTCCACAGATACTAGCAATTTCTTTGAGATAAGAATTCATTTTCTGATTACTTAGAACAGGAAAAAGTACGTTTAGATTTACACATTCCGGATGGTCTTCATATTTCAAAATAATCTCTTGAGCTAATGGCAGTAGAGGAACTCTCGTTGCAGTACCAGTTTTTTGACGATTTGTAAATATCCATTTGTCACCATCTATTCCAATATTAATGTGAGATTTAGATAATTTTTTCACATCAACATAAGCAAAGCCAGTATAACAACTGAAAAGGAAAATATCACGAATTTGACTCAATCTGTCCGAAGCAAATTCCTTGTCATAAATCGTCTGAATTTCCTCCTTTGTAAGATAGGGGCGTTCTACTTCTTTGATCTTCGCTTTGTAGCCCAGAAAAGGATCTTTTGATAGCCAACCGTTTGCCATACATAGACGCATAATCTTTTTGAAATTCTTTATGTATTTTATTGCGGTATTATTAGCGCATTTTCGCTCACTACGAAGCCAGAAATCGTAATCCATAACAAAGGCGTGATCGATTTTTGTAATATCAATATCAGAAATTTTATATTTCCAATTTAGAAATTCCTGCGTATGCTTTAAAGATGTTTTATAACGCTCCAATGTGCCAGGGGCAAAATCCTGTCCAACTAAGGCTTCCACTTTGTTATTATGCTCCTGAAAAATGGGGATGAGCATTCTTTTCTCCCTATCCGTTCCAAGCAGTTTAGATTTTAAACCTATTGCTGTCACATCATTCTCCTCTTTGAGCATCTCATAATGGTAATCATAAACTTTCTGCTCTAAAGTTTTAAGGTAGAGATTCAATGTTTTTACCTCTTGAGTATTTCCTACCGCTTTGTGTGCTTTAATGTCCCATTTTTGGGGATCAATATACCTTTTAGCAGCAATATCCGCTATCTTGCCCTCAATAGTGATTCGTAAGTAGATTGGAGCGGTTCCGTTTGTTCTGATTTTATTCTTTTTTATAAAGAATAACAGGTTGAATGTTTTGTTCATCGTGTGATAACTTTAAATGATTAATAATTTACTTTTTGTTACCACTTTTTGCAAGATGTCCATTCTTTAAACTGCCTATTGGTCAGGTTTTTCCAAGTTTTTCATGTCCCATTTTCAAATTTTATCAATGGGACACGAAATAGGACATATAAATAGTGACCTATTTTGGTTTTTTTTGACACCTGAGCTAAAACAAAAAACGCTGTAAACATTGATGTTTACAGCGTTTTAGCTTATTTTGGTTTCCCAACTGGCGGAGAGTGAGGGATTCGAACCCCCGGACCTGTTACAGTCAACAGTTTTCAAGACTGCCGCAATCGACCACTCTGCCAACTCTCCTTAAACTTCGATTGTATCGTTGTTTTTAGTGGTGCAAATATAAGAAGTTTTTAAATAATGGCAAAATATTTTCACATAAAATTTAATTTTTTTTAATCAGCAAGCAGTAGTTACTTGTATATAAGTACATTCTGAAATAACAAAAGCTTTTAATAATAGAATATCATGCTTTAAGGTAGCGTTTGCTGAAAAAGGCGCCATGATTTTTTAATTAAGTAGAATAAGAATGAATTACATCAAAAACAAGACATTTGTTCATTCTTTAATATGTTTATTGAATTTTAGTATTAAAAAAAATAATAAAAGTCGTAGAATTACTACAATTTATTAATTTGTATTCAATTCATTTGTCTGTGAACTGTATAGCAACTATATTGCAATGTTAAAGAAACAGGTGTTATGAAAAAAGGCTCAGAAAATAAGAAATCTTGGTAGGAGAATATCTGAAATTTCTTTGTGGATTTTATTCTGAAGGCTTGTTAGGAACACTGTGGATGTAAATAGTTATATAAAGTTTCACTTTAATAATTACCATTTGCCTTATTGAAAAAATGTTGTATTGTTTAATCCGGAGAAATTTTAAATAATTAATGATTCGAATCATGCACACAACTTGATGAGGTATAAAAAATTAAGCCATGAAGCAGGTACAGAGGAAATATCAGGTAAAGGCCGGAGATACAACTTCAGCTGTTGCAGGTAAATTAGGATTACCCGTTGCT
Coding sequences:
- the qatD gene encoding Qat anti-phage system TatD family nuclease QatD, producing MFFDTHLHLDLFAEPKEIIKAIDSQKYYSIAVTNLPQVFMKTKELCQGSKYIRPALGYHPELVYKFNNQFELFKELLNETRYVGEIGIDNLRKTAEDFNSQKLIFEKIVGACAEKKNKILTIHSRRAEKEVISIIGNRFPGKTILHWYSGSISDLEKAVSFGFYFSINYAMTQSKNGINIIKNIPPDRLLLESDSPFIGVDKNSVIPLNMQPTISEISTIKKISILELNKILNQNFKTLLS
- a CDS encoding site-specific integrase; translated protein: MNKTFNLLFFIKKNKIRTNGTAPIYLRITIEGKIADIAAKRYIDPQKWDIKAHKAVGNTQEVKTLNLYLKTLEQKVYDYHYEMLKEENDVTAIGLKSKLLGTDREKRMLIPIFQEHNNKVEALVGQDFAPGTLERYKTSLKHTQEFLNWKYKISDIDITKIDHAFVMDYDFWLRSERKCANNTAIKYIKNFKKIMRLCMANGWLSKDPFLGYKAKIKEVERPYLTKEEIQTIYDKEFASDRLSQIRDIFLFSCYTGFAYVDVKKLSKSHINIGIDGDKWIFTNRQKTGTATRVPLLPLAQEIILKYEDHPECVNLNVLFPVLSNQKMNSYLKEIASICGINKDLTFHIARHTFATTVTLSNGVPIESVSKMLGHTNIKTTQHYAKILDKKVSDDMCVLKGKL